A single region of the Streptomyces sp. NBC_00236 genome encodes:
- a CDS encoding ATP-binding cassette domain-containing protein: MLRGVDLALPARALVRVEGANGTGKSTLLRLLAGIDAPTEGRITGRRPRTAYVPERFPAALPFTAVGYLVHLGRIQGLRRTEAAGRAGEWLTRFGAAEHARTPLAELSKGTSQKVAVAQALLAEPELLVLDEAWTGLDTSARDELDRAVAERVAAGSAVVFVDHDPRRLAGAVDTALRVEGTGLVVAPPAPVGATDGPRVRIEVTGPPGTPLPAGLPGAPVPTAAGDGALRLTVAAAHSDALLGALLAARPPWHIRHLSASGPRPDEVA, translated from the coding sequence GTGCTGCGCGGAGTCGACCTCGCGCTGCCCGCGCGCGCCCTCGTCCGCGTCGAAGGGGCCAACGGCACCGGCAAGTCCACCCTGTTGCGGCTCCTCGCCGGGATCGACGCCCCCACCGAGGGCCGGATCACCGGCCGCCGGCCGCGTACGGCGTACGTCCCCGAGCGGTTCCCGGCGGCGCTGCCCTTCACCGCAGTCGGGTACCTCGTTCACCTCGGCCGGATCCAGGGACTGCGCCGGACCGAGGCGGCCGGCCGGGCGGGGGAGTGGCTGACCCGCTTCGGTGCCGCGGAACACGCCCGCACTCCGCTCGCGGAGCTCTCCAAGGGCACCAGCCAGAAGGTCGCCGTCGCCCAGGCACTCCTGGCCGAGCCGGAGTTGCTGGTCCTGGACGAGGCATGGACCGGCCTGGACACCTCGGCCCGGGACGAACTGGACCGGGCCGTGGCCGAGCGCGTTGCCGCCGGCTCCGCTGTCGTCTTCGTCGACCACGACCCGCGTCGGCTGGCGGGCGCGGTCGACACGGCTCTGCGCGTCGAGGGGACCGGACTCGTCGTGGCGCCCCCGGCCCCCGTCGGGGCGACGGACGGCCCCCGGGTACGGATCGAGGTCACGGGCCCGCCCGGCACCCCGCTCCCCGCCGGGCTGCCAGGCGCCCCCGTACCGACCGCGGCCGGGGACGGGGCGCTGCGGCTGACCGTCGCCGCCGCGCACTCGGACGCCCTGCTGGGCGCCCTGCTCGCGGCCCGCCCGCCGTGGCACATCAGACACCTCTCGGCCTCCGGCCCCCGCCCCGACGAGGTGGCATGA
- a CDS encoding ABC transporter, whose translation MTALIRYQAALLLRSQRWLAPVLLYVAFLGVGVRSGQPVLDSLGYTAAGLLPVTAWLVQVCVTQEPPAARTVVAAAVGGQPRAHLAALLAALGCAGLLGAAATAVVLLISEPASTDHTVEVPLPSAGLAGLLAAVCCVLLGVAVGALCTRPLLHRRGWSIAATALAALLALVTSGSPAKYAVTGLVTGSLTGAVHVPVLPLLGAGAVAAAAAAVACRLTSVRG comes from the coding sequence ATGACCGCACTGATCCGCTACCAGGCCGCCCTCCTGCTGCGCTCCCAGCGCTGGCTCGCCCCCGTCCTGCTGTACGTGGCGTTCCTCGGCGTCGGAGTCCGCTCCGGACAGCCGGTCCTGGACTCGCTCGGCTACACCGCGGCCGGCCTGCTCCCCGTCACCGCGTGGCTCGTGCAGGTCTGCGTCACGCAGGAACCGCCCGCTGCCCGGACGGTCGTCGCCGCAGCCGTGGGCGGACAGCCACGGGCCCATCTGGCGGCCCTGCTCGCCGCGCTGGGGTGCGCAGGGCTCCTGGGCGCGGCCGCCACCGCGGTCGTGCTGCTGATCAGCGAGCCGGCGAGCACGGACCACACGGTCGAGGTCCCGCTGCCGTCCGCCGGGCTCGCCGGGCTGCTCGCCGCGGTCTGCTGCGTCCTGCTGGGGGTGGCGGTCGGGGCGCTGTGCACCCGGCCGCTGCTGCACCGGCGCGGCTGGTCCATCGCCGCGACCGCGCTCGCGGCGCTGCTGGCCCTGGTGACCAGTGGGTCGCCCGCGAAGTACGCGGTGACGGGGCTGGTCACCGGCTCGCTCACCGGGGCGGTCCATGTGCCCGTCCTCCCGCTCCTCGGGGCGGGGGCCGTGGCAGCGGCGGCTGCCGCGGTCGCCTGCCGACTCACGTCCGTGCGGGGCTGA
- a CDS encoding polysaccharide deacetylase family protein, whose amino-acid sequence MTVMTVLGAVLGGGLVACSASGDSRGDRHPGADRTTAAARASAHAPAATPGVAEKPPTMAPGPAGLTPVLERGPNRSDKVVALTFDADMTADEGPRAAAGEHFDNPELIALLRRLKVPATVFMTGRWAEEYPAQARSIGTDPLFEIANHSYSHYAFTSPCYGLPAVEKDAMHHEVKRAFDAIRRTGARNVVPYFRFPGGCYDDATLRALAPEKVTAVQWDVVSGDAFATDADAVAQQVLDGVKPGSLVVMHCTRSAAPVTDEAVDRVVPELRKRGYRFVKVSELMAG is encoded by the coding sequence ATGACGGTTATGACCGTTCTGGGAGCGGTCCTCGGTGGTGGGCTTGTCGCCTGCTCGGCCTCCGGCGACTCCCGTGGCGACCGGCACCCGGGCGCGGACCGTACGACCGCCGCCGCACGCGCCTCGGCCCACGCGCCCGCGGCAACGCCCGGGGTCGCGGAGAAGCCGCCCACGATGGCGCCCGGCCCCGCCGGCCTCACCCCCGTTCTCGAGCGCGGGCCGAACCGTTCGGACAAGGTCGTGGCGCTCACCTTCGACGCCGACATGACCGCCGACGAGGGGCCGCGCGCGGCCGCCGGCGAGCACTTCGACAATCCGGAACTGATCGCGCTGCTGCGTCGGCTGAAGGTACCGGCGACCGTCTTCATGACCGGCCGGTGGGCCGAGGAGTACCCCGCCCAGGCCCGCTCCATCGGCACGGACCCGCTCTTCGAGATCGCCAACCACTCGTACAGCCACTACGCCTTCACCTCACCCTGCTACGGGCTGCCGGCCGTGGAGAAGGACGCGATGCACCACGAGGTGAAGCGGGCCTTCGACGCGATCCGCAGGACCGGTGCCCGCAATGTGGTGCCGTACTTCCGCTTCCCCGGTGGCTGTTACGACGACGCCACCCTGCGCGCGCTCGCGCCTGAGAAGGTGACCGCGGTGCAGTGGGACGTCGTCAGTGGTGACGCCTTCGCGACGGATGCGGACGCCGTGGCGCAGCAGGTGCTGGACGGGGTGAAACCCGGTTCGCTGGTCGTCATGCACTGCACCCGCAGCGCGGCACCGGTCACGGACGAGGCGGTGGACCGGGTGGTGCCGGAACTGCGGAAGCGTGGATACCGCTTCGTGAAGGTGTCGGAGCTGATGGCCGGCTGA
- a CDS encoding alkaline phosphatase PhoX, with product MSTASRPFATRRQVLATSGAAAAIAFTGAFGELFAGTAAARGHAGYGPLVPDPDGLLDLPRGFRYRVLSREGDPLRSGEGPVPSNHDGMAAFAGRRGHVTLVRNHENRVTAKIAVPTVKGLTYDPMGKGGCTALELDGRNNVLGEHVAIAGTAVNCAGGRTPWDTWLTCEETEDKAGTNGYTKDHGFIFEVDGANPHRTGAVPLTAMGRFQHEAIAIDPRNGIVYETEDAFEKPFGLFYRFLPEKPLGGTGSLRAGGRLEAMRVPGVPDLSAVQETGTSFEGIEWVPVPDPLAAETAIRFQDFGPKGITHGQKLEGCYWGGSSVYFVSSFAHSAEGSAADHFGQVWRYEPKRRRLTLVIAFGPDTDIQLPGESPDNICLASDGGLMVCEDGGGAQHVFGLTRGGEVYAMARGRQNIGTAEEPEWGEFAGVTFAPDRETMFVNCYTPGTTFAVTGPWR from the coding sequence ATGTCAACCGCATCCCGACCTTTCGCGACACGCCGTCAGGTCCTGGCCACCAGCGGCGCAGCCGCCGCAATCGCCTTCACCGGGGCCTTCGGTGAACTCTTCGCGGGAACGGCCGCCGCCCGCGGCCACGCGGGCTACGGCCCACTGGTGCCCGACCCGGACGGGCTCCTCGACCTCCCGAGGGGCTTCCGCTACCGGGTGCTTTCCCGGGAGGGCGACCCGCTGCGCTCCGGCGAGGGCCCGGTGCCCAGCAACCACGACGGCATGGCCGCGTTCGCCGGCCGCCGCGGGCACGTGACCCTCGTGCGCAACCACGAGAACCGGGTCACCGCGAAGATCGCCGTGCCGACCGTCAAGGGGCTCACGTACGACCCGATGGGCAAGGGCGGCTGTACGGCCCTGGAGCTCGACGGGCGTAACAACGTCCTCGGCGAACACGTCGCGATCGCCGGTACCGCGGTCAACTGCGCCGGTGGCCGCACCCCGTGGGACACCTGGCTCACCTGCGAGGAGACCGAGGACAAGGCCGGCACCAACGGCTACACCAAGGACCACGGCTTCATCTTCGAGGTGGACGGCGCGAATCCGCACCGTACCGGCGCCGTACCGCTGACCGCGATGGGCCGCTTCCAGCACGAGGCGATCGCGATCGATCCGCGGAACGGGATCGTGTACGAGACCGAGGACGCGTTCGAGAAGCCGTTCGGGCTCTTCTACCGCTTCCTTCCGGAGAAGCCCCTCGGCGGCACGGGCTCGCTGCGGGCCGGCGGCCGGCTGGAGGCCATGCGGGTGCCGGGGGTCCCCGACCTCTCGGCGGTCCAGGAGACCGGGACGAGCTTCGAGGGCATCGAGTGGGTTCCCGTACCGGATCCGCTGGCCGCCGAAACGGCCATCCGCTTCCAGGACTTCGGGCCGAAGGGCATCACCCACGGCCAGAAACTGGAGGGCTGTTACTGGGGCGGCTCCTCGGTCTACTTCGTCTCCAGCTTCGCGCACAGCGCGGAGGGCTCGGCCGCCGATCACTTCGGACAGGTCTGGCGTTACGAGCCGAAGCGGCGCCGGCTGACGCTGGTCATCGCCTTCGGTCCGGACACGGACATCCAGCTGCCGGGCGAGTCCCCGGACAACATCTGCCTCGCCTCCGACGGCGGACTGATGGTCTGCGAGGACGGCGGCGGGGCGCAGCACGTGTTCGGTCTGACGCGGGGCGGCGAGGTGTACGCCATGGCACGCGGCCGGCAGAACATCGGGACGGCCGAGGAGCCGGAGTGGGGCGAGTTCGCCGGGGTCACGTTCGCGCCGGACCGGGAGACGATGTTCGTCAACTGCTACACGCCGGGGACGACGTTCGCGGTGACGGGCCCGTGGCGTTGA
- a CDS encoding OsmC family protein, with protein sequence MATTRQAHTVWEGNLIEGKGVVTLDSSGIGEYPVSWPSRAEKANGKTSPEELIAAAHSSCFSMALSNGLATAGTPPTRLNTQAEVTFQPGTGITGIHLTVQGEVPGLDEAGFVKAAEDAKANCPVSQALTGTTITLSASLA encoded by the coding sequence ATGGCTACCACGCGTCAGGCGCACACGGTCTGGGAAGGCAACCTGATCGAGGGCAAGGGTGTCGTCACCCTCGACTCCTCCGGGATCGGGGAGTACCCGGTCTCCTGGCCGTCCCGCGCGGAGAAGGCGAACGGCAAGACCAGCCCGGAGGAGCTGATCGCGGCCGCGCACTCCAGCTGCTTCTCGATGGCGCTCTCCAACGGTCTCGCCACGGCCGGCACCCCGCCGACCCGGCTGAACACCCAGGCCGAGGTCACCTTCCAGCCGGGCACCGGCATCACCGGGATCCACCTCACCGTCCAGGGCGAGGTGCCGGGTCTCGACGAGGCGGGCTTCGTCAAGGCCGCCGAGGACGCGAAGGCGAACTGCCCGGTCAGCCAGGCGCTGACGGGCACGACGATCACCCTGAGCGCCTCGCTCGCCTGA
- the zapE gene encoding cell division protein ZapE encodes MSSSTAVPGSSPIAETAPLSLCALEPHVPADRLVAEMVPPPRFDSVRFDTYVPDPNQPSQIEAVKVLSDFAAGLGGAHATGAGKRKWFGGKKTVAPSGPRGVYLDGGYGVGKTHLLASLWHATPAAPSLKAFGTFVELTNLVGALGFQQTVRTLSGHRLLCIDEFELDDPGDTVLVSSLLSRLVEAGVALAATSNTLPGKLGEGRFAAADFLREIQGLSSHFRPLRIDGEDYRHRGLPDAPPPYSEEQVTRAAYATEGASLDDFPALLDHLARVHPSRYGALTDGVRAVCLTEVQPVPDQSTALRLVVLADRLYDREVPVLASGLPFDRLFSEEMLNGGYRKKYFRAISRLTALARDAKGLVAQ; translated from the coding sequence GTGTCCTCCTCCACTGCCGTGCCGGGGTCCAGCCCCATAGCCGAAACGGCCCCGCTGTCCCTGTGCGCCCTTGAGCCGCACGTCCCCGCCGACCGTCTGGTCGCCGAGATGGTGCCGCCGCCGCGCTTCGACTCGGTGCGCTTCGACACCTACGTCCCCGACCCGAACCAGCCGAGCCAGATCGAGGCCGTCAAGGTCCTCTCCGACTTCGCGGCCGGGCTCGGCGGAGCGCACGCGACGGGCGCCGGCAAGCGCAAGTGGTTCGGCGGTAAGAAGACCGTGGCGCCCAGTGGCCCGCGCGGGGTCTATCTCGACGGCGGCTACGGCGTCGGCAAGACCCATCTGCTCGCCTCGCTCTGGCACGCCACGCCCGCCGCGCCCTCCCTGAAGGCGTTCGGCACCTTCGTGGAGCTGACCAACCTCGTGGGCGCGCTGGGCTTCCAGCAGACCGTGCGGACGCTGAGCGGGCACCGGCTGCTGTGCATCGACGAGTTCGAGCTCGACGACCCGGGCGACACCGTACTGGTCTCCTCGCTGCTGAGCCGGCTGGTCGAGGCGGGGGTGGCGCTCGCCGCGACCTCCAACACGCTGCCGGGCAAGCTCGGCGAGGGCCGGTTCGCCGCGGCCGACTTCCTGCGGGAGATCCAGGGGCTGTCCTCGCACTTCCGCCCGCTGCGCATCGACGGCGAGGACTACCGCCACCGCGGCCTGCCCGACGCCCCGCCGCCCTACTCCGAGGAGCAGGTCACCAGGGCCGCGTACGCGACCGAGGGTGCCAGCCTGGACGACTTCCCCGCGCTGCTCGACCACCTGGCCCGCGTCCATCCGAGCCGGTACGGCGCGCTGACGGACGGCGTCCGGGCGGTGTGCCTCACCGAGGTGCAGCCGGTGCCCGACCAGTCGACCGCGCTGCGGCTCGTGGTGCTCGCGGACCGGCTGTACGACCGGGAGGTTCCGGTGCTCGCCTCGGGGCTGCCCTTCGACCGCCTGTTCAGCGAGGAGATGCTGAACGGCGGGTACCGGAAGAAGTACTTCCGGGCAATCTCCCGGCTGACGGCTCTGGCGCGTGACGCAAAGGGGCTGGTGGCGCAGTAG
- a CDS encoding pyrimidine reductase family protein, with translation MRRLFPVTDLTAADDRGEWSLDALADAYAYPETDGSWLRANMVSTLDGAAQHDGRSRPISCDGDMRIFGTLRGLADVVIAGAETVRLEGYRPARAREAFAARREAAGQGPAPAVAVVSGSLDLDFSLPLFVSPLVPTLVLTGAGAPPDRIETARKAGAEVVIAGEGSRVDPARAVRELADRGHRRLLTEGGPRLLGQFVAADVLDEMCLTLAPMLTAGDAQRIAGGPSVAVPERFSLASLLEEAGFLFARYRRIRQ, from the coding sequence ATGCGACGCCTGTTCCCTGTGACCGACCTGACAGCGGCCGACGACCGAGGCGAGTGGAGCCTGGACGCCCTCGCCGACGCCTACGCCTACCCCGAGACGGACGGCTCCTGGCTGCGCGCCAACATGGTGTCGACCCTCGACGGCGCCGCTCAGCACGACGGCCGTTCGCGGCCGATCTCCTGCGACGGCGACATGCGGATCTTCGGCACCCTGAGGGGCCTGGCCGACGTGGTGATCGCTGGTGCGGAGACGGTGAGGCTGGAGGGCTACCGCCCTGCCCGGGCCCGGGAGGCCTTCGCGGCGCGCCGGGAGGCCGCCGGGCAGGGGCCCGCGCCCGCGGTCGCCGTGGTGAGCGGCAGCCTGGACCTGGACTTCTCGCTGCCGCTCTTCGTCTCGCCGCTGGTCCCGACGCTCGTGCTCACCGGTGCGGGGGCGCCGCCCGACCGGATCGAGACGGCCCGGAAGGCAGGCGCCGAGGTGGTGATCGCGGGGGAGGGCTCCCGGGTGGATCCCGCCCGTGCCGTGCGGGAGCTGGCCGACCGCGGGCACCGTCGGCTGCTGACGGAGGGCGGGCCCCGGCTGCTCGGTCAGTTCGTGGCGGCGGACGTGCTGGACGAGATGTGCCTGACCCTGGCACCCATGCTCACGGCCGGTGACGCGCAGCGGATCGCGGGCGGTCCGTCGGTGGCCGTGCCGGAACGATTCTCCCTGGCATCACTGCTGGAAGAGGCCGGTTTCCTGTTCGCTCGGTACCGTCGGATCCGACAATGA
- a CDS encoding indole-3-glycerol phosphate synthase produces the protein MIEKPLTSEDVEFVTTLHGEEQISFVVLMQPRGDQADVLLRAIDDLAMGELKEAARESEEPEGKNARQSAELALEVSLEALRQAGSEAVGQVIEDHPLDKLKSVVDEAEADEVIVLTAPHYVEEFFHRDWASRARHKVGVPVLKLFAHSE, from the coding sequence ATGATCGAGAAGCCCCTCACTTCCGAGGACGTCGAGTTCGTCACCACCCTGCACGGGGAGGAGCAGATCTCCTTCGTCGTGCTCATGCAGCCGCGTGGTGACCAGGCGGATGTGCTGTTGCGGGCCATCGACGACCTGGCGATGGGCGAACTGAAGGAAGCGGCCAGGGAGAGCGAGGAGCCGGAGGGCAAGAACGCCAGACAGTCCGCCGAACTCGCGCTCGAAGTGTCCCTGGAGGCCCTGCGCCAGGCCGGCTCGGAAGCCGTCGGACAGGTGATCGAGGACCACCCCCTGGACAAGCTCAAGTCCGTCGTCGACGAGGCGGAGGCCGACGAGGTCATCGTCCTGACCGCGCCGCACTACGTGGAGGAGTTCTTCCACCGCGACTGGGCGTCCCGCGCCCGGCACAAGGTCGGCGTACCGGTGCTCAAGCTCTTCGCGCACAGCGAATAG
- the murC gene encoding UDP-N-acetylmuramate--L-alanine ligase, with protein sequence MAPGIPAAMERPHFIGIGGAGMSGIAKILTRRGAKVAGSDSKESATAEALRALGATVHIGHAAGHLADDATCVVVSSAIRADNPELVRAGELSIPVVHRSDALASLMQGLRPIAVAGTHGKTTTTSMLAVALTELGLDPSYAIGGDLAGPGTNATHGEGAIFVAEADESDRSFQKYDPEVAIVLNVELDHHANYASMDEIYDSFETFAGKIVPDGTLVISADQSGAVELTRRVRDLSALKVVTYGEAETADVRVHKITPRGLTSEVTVVLNGKYLTFTVSVPGRHYALNAVAALAAGVALGIPAHNLASALGKYTGVKRRLQLKGEAAGVQVIDSYAHHPTEMTADLEAMRGATDARILVVFQPHLFSRTQELGTEMGQALALADASVVLDIYPAREDPIPGITSTLIIDAAKAAGADVTAVHDKATVPEVIAGMAKPGDLVLTMGAGDVTDLGPQILDHLSS encoded by the coding sequence ATGGCACCCGGTATTCCTGCCGCCATGGAACGGCCGCACTTCATCGGCATCGGCGGCGCCGGAATGTCGGGCATCGCGAAGATCCTCACCCGGCGGGGTGCGAAGGTCGCGGGCAGTGACTCCAAGGAGTCCGCCACGGCCGAGGCGCTGCGCGCGCTGGGGGCGACCGTCCACATCGGGCACGCCGCCGGCCACCTGGCGGACGACGCCACCTGCGTGGTCGTCTCCAGTGCCATCCGCGCCGACAACCCGGAGCTGGTGCGCGCCGGGGAGCTCTCGATCCCCGTCGTGCACCGCTCCGACGCGCTCGCCTCCCTCATGCAGGGGCTGCGGCCCATCGCCGTCGCGGGCACCCACGGCAAGACGACCACCACGTCGATGCTGGCCGTCGCCCTCACCGAGCTGGGCCTCGACCCCTCGTACGCGATCGGCGGCGACCTCGCCGGCCCCGGCACCAACGCCACGCACGGCGAGGGCGCGATCTTCGTGGCCGAGGCCGACGAGAGCGACCGGAGCTTCCAGAAGTACGACCCCGAGGTCGCGATCGTCCTCAACGTCGAGCTGGACCACCACGCGAACTACGCCTCGATGGACGAGATCTACGACTCCTTCGAGACCTTCGCCGGCAAGATCGTCCCCGACGGCACCCTGGTGATCTCCGCCGACCAGTCCGGCGCCGTCGAGCTGACCCGCCGGGTGCGCGACCTGTCCGCCCTCAAGGTCGTCACCTACGGTGAGGCCGAGACCGCGGACGTCCGCGTCCACAAGATCACCCCGCGCGGTCTGACCAGCGAGGTCACGGTCGTCCTGAACGGCAAGTACCTCACCTTCACCGTCTCCGTCCCCGGCCGCCACTACGCGCTGAACGCCGTGGCCGCCCTGGCCGCGGGCGTCGCCCTCGGGATCCCCGCCCACAACCTCGCCTCGGCCCTCGGCAAGTACACCGGGGTCAAGCGACGCCTCCAGCTCAAGGGCGAGGCGGCCGGCGTCCAGGTCATCGACAGCTACGCCCACCACCCGACCGAGATGACGGCCGACCTCGAAGCGATGCGCGGCGCCACCGACGCCCGGATCCTGGTCGTCTTCCAGCCCCACCTCTTCTCCCGCACCCAGGAGCTCGGCACCGAGATGGGCCAGGCCCTGGCGCTGGCCGACGCCTCCGTGGTCCTGGACATCTACCCGGCCCGCGAGGACCCGATCCCCGGCATCACCAGCACCCTGATCATCGACGCCGCGAAGGCCGCCGGCGCCGACGTCACCGCCGTGCACGACAAGGCGACGGTCCCCGAGGTCATCGCGGGAATGGCGAAGCCCGGCGACCTCGTTCTCACCATGGGGGCGGGCGATGTCACGGACCTCGGCCCGCAGATCCTGGACCACCTGTCGAGCTGA
- the msrB gene encoding peptide-methionine (R)-S-oxide reductase MsrB, producing the protein MPYDIEKPDEQWREELSPAEYAVLRKAGTEPAFVGEYTDTKTTGVYSCRACDAELFRSDTKFESHCGWPSFYDPKDTDAVELIQDRSHGMVRTEVRCARCGSHLGHVFEGEGYPTPTDQRYCINSISLRLTPDA; encoded by the coding sequence GTGCCGTACGACATCGAGAAGCCGGACGAGCAGTGGCGGGAGGAACTGTCCCCCGCCGAGTACGCCGTCCTGCGCAAGGCGGGCACCGAGCCGGCGTTCGTCGGCGAGTACACCGACACCAAGACCACCGGCGTCTACTCCTGCCGCGCCTGTGACGCGGAGCTGTTCCGCTCCGACACGAAGTTCGAGTCGCACTGCGGCTGGCCGTCCTTCTACGACCCGAAGGACACGGACGCGGTCGAACTGATCCAGGACCGCAGCCACGGCATGGTCCGCACCGAGGTCCGCTGCGCCCGCTGCGGCTCGCACCTGGGCCACGTCTTCGAGGGAGAGGGTTACCCCACCCCGACGGACCAGCGGTACTGCATCAACTCGATCTCGCTGCGACTGACGCCCGACGCCTGA